The Pseudomonas oryzicola genomic sequence GCCGGCATCGTGATCAACCCCGGTGCCTGGACCCACACCTCGGTGGCCATCCGCGACGCCTTGGTCGCCGCCGAACTGCCGGTTATCGAAGTACATCTGTCCAACGTGCACAAGCGCGAACCCTTCCGCCACCTGTCCTTCGTATCCTCCGTTGCCGTTGGCGTGATCTGCGGCCTGGGCAGCCACGGCTACCGCATGGCCCTCAGCCACTTCGCCGAAATGCTGCAGGAGCACGGCGCATGAGCCAGCAAGCCATCCTCGCTGGCCTGATCGGCCGCGGTATCCAGCTATCGCGTACCCCGGCCCTGCACGAACATGAAGGCGATGCCCAGGCCCTGCGCTACCTGTACCGGCTGATCGACGCCGACCAACTGCAACTGGACGACAGTGCCCTGCCTGGCCTGCTCGACGCCGCGCAGTACACCGGCTTCACCGGGCTCAACATCACCTACCCGTTCAAACAGGCAATCCTGCCATTGCTCGACGAGCTGTCGGAGGAAGCCCGCGGCATCGGCGCGGTGAACACCGTGGTGCTCAAGGACGGCAAGCGGGTCGGCCACAACACCGATTGCCTGGGCTTTGCCGAAGGCTTGCGCCGTGGCCTGCCCGACGTGGCCCGGCGCCAGGTGGTGCAGATGGGTGCCGGTGGCGCAGGTTCGGCTGTGGCCCATGCCCTGCTGGGGGAAGGGGTCGAGCGGTTGGTGCTGTTCGAAGTGGACGCGGCGCGTGCGCAGGCCTTGGTGGACAACCTGAATGCGCATTTCGGTAGTGGACGCGCCGTGGTCGGCAGCGACCTGGCCGTGGCGCTGGCCGACGCGGACGGGCTGGTCAACACCACCCCGGTGGGCATGGCCAAGCTGCCTGGCACACCGCTGCCGGTGGAGCTGCTGCATGCGCGCTTGTGGGTAGCCGAGATCATCTACTTCCCGCTGGAAACCGAACTGCTGCGCGCTGCCCGGGCACTGGGCTGCCGCACGCTGGATGGCAGCAACATGGCAGTGTTTCAGGCGGTGAAAGCGTTCGAACTGTTCAGCGGGCGCCAGGCTGATGCGGCGAGGATGCAGGCGCATTTTGCCAGCTTTACCTGATGATTCGGCGCATGCTGCTTCGCAGGTAACCCGCCCTCACAGGTACTGCGCCCCACTGTGGGCGCGGGTTCACCCGCAAACAGGCGGACTCAGGCCAATCATCCCTTCTCATCCAGCAACGCCTGTATCACCTGCTCCTGCCCGGCGTAATCGCCCTCGCCAAAATGCACATGACGCACCTGGCCCTTGCGGTCGACGAAATAGTGCGCCGGCCAGAACTGGTTGCCCCAGGCGTTCCACACCTTGTAGTCGTTGTCCACCGCCACCGGGTAACCGATCCCCAGCCTGGCCACCTTGTCACGCAAGGTGCCGACATCGTGCTCGTAGTCGTACTCCGGTGTGTGCACGCCGACCACTACCAGACCCCGGTCGGCATAGCGCCGTGCCCACTCGTTCACATGCGGCAGGCTGCGCTGGCAGTTGATGCAGTCCCAGGTCCAGAAATCCACCAGCACCACCTTGCCCTTCAGCGCCGGGGCATCCAGCGGCGCCGAATTGAGCCACTGGCTGGCGCCCGACAGCGACGGCATGACACCGTAGCTGTCGCGGGCCAACAGGTGCCCGGCCAGGCCCAGGCCGATCAGCGCCAGGGCAATACTGCCCACCTTCAACATCTGGCGACGATCAGTTTTCATGGCAACCGCCGGTGGCGTAGGTGCGGTACTGCACGCTTTGCTGCTGGCCCTTGGAGTCGAGGTAGTCCATGCGGGTGTTCACCAGGCCGCAGGCATTGCTCTGGTCATCCTGCACCGATAACACTTTCTGTACATCCAGGTGGTCGCCGTAGCGGTACTGCATCACGGCAGCGTCGTCCATCGGTGCGCTGGCCGCGTGTGCGGCGAGGGTGCCGAAGCCGAGCACGGCGAACAGGCTGGCGCTGGCGAAGGTCTTGAAGTTCATGGCATCTCTCCTGTGTGACGCTTTGGGGGTAGGGAGTCGTGCTCCCCGGTCGAGGGCCATTTCACCTCTGCCAGGTATCCCGTATGTGTCACCCACCGCCGTGATCTGCTTCGTCCTGTATCAGCTCCCGAGCCAGATACACTGCAATACAAAACCCAGCAGGCAAGCACGCATGCGCTCGGTACACTGCACCCACACCCTCTGCACAGGAACGCAGCATGGAACATGTCGATCACATCCTGATCGTCGACGACGACCGCGAAATCCGCGAACTGGTCGGTAATTACCTGAAGAAGAACGGCCTGCGCACCAGCATCGTCGCCGACGGCCGGCAGATGCGCGCCTTCCTCGAAGCCAACAGTGTCGACCTGATCGTGCTCGACATCATGATGCCCGGCGACGACGGCCTGTTGCTGTGCCGCGAGCTGCGCGCCGGCAAGCATCGCAACACCCCGGTGCTGATGCTGACCGCCCGTAACGACGAGACCGACCGCATCATCGGCCTGGAAATGGGTGCCGACGATTACCTGACCAAGCCGTTCTCGGCCCGCGAGCTGCTCGCCCGCATCAATGCCGTGCTGCGTCGCACACGCATGCTGCCGCCCAACCTGACCATCAGCGAAAGCAGCCGGCTGCTGGGCTTCGGCCAATGGCGCCTGGACACTACCGCGCGCCACCTGCTCGACAGCGAAGGCACCCTGGTGGCCCTCAGCGGTGCCGAGTACCGCCTGCTGCGGGTGTTTCTCGACCACCCGCAGCGGGTGCTCAGCCGTGAACAGCTGCTCAACCTGACCCAAGGCCGCGAGGCCGACATCTTCGACCGCTCCATCGACCTGCTGGTCAGCCGCCTGCGCCAGCGCCTGGGCGACGACGCGCGCGAACCCAACTGCATCAAGACCGTGCGCAGCGAGGGCTATGTGTTCTCGCTGCCGGTGCAACTGCTCGAGTCGCCGTCATGAAGTGGCCACGCACCCTCGCCTCGCGCCTGGCGCTCATCTTCTTCACCGGCCTGGTACTGGCCTACGGCCTGTCATTCGGCCTGCAGGCCTACGAGCGCTACATCAGCAGCCGCTCGATGATGCTCAGCACCCTGGAACAGGACGTGGCCACTTCGGTGGCCATCCTCGACCGCCTGCCCGCAGCCGAACGCGCCGCCTGGTTGCCGCGCCTGGAGCGGCGCACCTACCGCTACCGACTGGACCAGGGCCTGGCGGGTGAAGCGATGCCGAGCAGCGACCCGCCCATGGCCGCCGATTCGATCGTCAAGGCAATCGGCAGCGACTATCGCCTGACCTTCCAGGAAATCCCCGGCCCGATCGCGCACTTCCAGGCACACCTGAACCTGGCCGACGGTGCCCCGCTGACCATCGACGTGACCCCGGCGCCCGTCCCGGTGGCGCGCTGGCTGCCGGTGGTGCTGCTGATCCAGTTGGCCGTGCTGTTGCTGTGCACCTGGCTGGCCGTGCGCCTGGCCATCAGCCCGCTGACCCGTCTGGCCCGCGCGGTGGACAACCTCGACCCGGACAAGCCCGGAGTGCAGCTGGATGAAAGCGGGCCGCGCGAAGTGCGCTACGCCGCAGTGGCTTTCAACGCCCTGCAGGCGCGTATCGCCGCCTACCTGAAAGAGCGCATGCAGTTGCTGGCGGCAATCTCCCACGACCTGCAAACGCCAATCACGCGCATGAAGCTGCGTGTCGAGGTGATGGACGACGGGGTGGAAAAGGACAAGCTGTGGAGTGACCTGGGCGAGATGGAACATCTGGTGCGCGAAGGCGTGGCCTATGCGCGAAGCATGGACACCAGCACCGAGGCCCCATGCCGGGTCAACCTCGATGCATTCCTCGACAGCCTGGTGTTCGACTATCAGGACAGTGGTGCCCGGGTCGAGCGCCGTGGCAGCAGCGGCAGCCTGCTGGAAACCCGGCCGCATGCCTTGCGCCGGGTCCTGGTGAACCTGGTGGACAATGCCCTCAAGTTCGCCGGTGCTGCCGAGCTGGAAGTGTGCCGCGAGGGCGACCTGACGGTGATCCGCGTGCTCGACGAAGGGCCGGGAATACCCGCTGGCGAGCTGGATGAGGTGCTGAAGCCGTTCTACCGCGTGGAAGGCTCACGCAACCGCAGTACCGGTGGTACCGGGCTGGGTCTGGCCATCGCCTACCAGTTGAGCCAGGCCATGGGCGGCCGACTGACCCTGAGCAACCGCTCGAACGGCGGGCTGTGCGCACAGATCGAATTGAACGATCGGCCTTTGTGAGAGTGGGCGTCGCCCGGCGCCCGAGTACAAACTGATACACGACCCCATCACCCTCGACACACTGCAGATACCCCACCCCCACACAATCCCGGTTACAACCACACTCCGGGAGCCCCCAGATGAAACCCGTCACCCTGCCCTCTGGCTGGAAGCTGTTCGCCGCCCTTGCCGGCCTGACCCTGGCGATGACCGCCGTGGTCCTGGCCAGCCAACCTGACCCGGACGGCCTGCGCAGCGCCATCCGCGCCACCGCTCGCAGCTCGTTCGCGCTGTTCCTACTGGCATTCCTGGCCTCATCCCTGGTGACCTTGCTGCCAGGCGCCCACAGCCGCCGCATCCTTCACGAACGACGCTACCTGGGGCTGGCATTCGCCTTTTCCCACACAGTGCACGGCGTGCTGATCTATCGCTATGCCCAGCAGTTCCCCGAGTTGTTCTGGGCCAACCGCACGGTCGCTTCCAGCCTGCCCGGCACCCTCGGCTACCTGTTCTTGCTGCTGCTCACCGTGACCTCGTTCAAGGCCCCCATGCGCCTGCTGGGCGGGCGTACCTGGCAGGCCCTGCACAGCACCGGCATGTGGCTACTGGCGGCAGTGTTCTGCCTGTCGTTCTACAAACGCATCCCCATGGGCGGCTGGTACCCGCTGGCGTTCGCCCTGATGTTCAGCGCCATCACCATGAAACTCACGGCCAAGCTGGCCCGCCAGCAACGCCGTCACGCCCGCGCCATTTCCTGAGGAGATAAAACAGCATGATCACCTTGACCCGCACCCTGAACACCTTTGACCGCTTCGGCACATGGAGTGCCGACCTGCCGTTGCGGCTATTCCTGGCCTGGGAGTTTTTCGAATCCGGCTGGGAGAAGTTCAACGGCAGCAACTGGTTCGCTGACTTGCAATCGAGCTTCCCGTTCCCGTTCAACCTGCTGCCTGCGGAACTGAACTGGCAGCTGTCGATGTGGGCGGAGCTGATCCTGCCGTTGCTGCTGTTACTCGGCCTGGGTACTCGGCTGGCATCGGCGGGACTGATGGTGGTGACGGTGGTGGCGATTGCTGCGGTGCATTGGCCGGCGCACTGGTCAAGCCTGGCCGAACTGGCCCAGGGTTATGCCATTACCGACCAGGGCTTTGGCAATTTCAAATTGCCGTTGATCTACCTGGTGGCGTTGCTGCCACTGCTGCTCAAGGGGGCCGGGCGCTTGAGCCTGGACCATTGGCTCAGGGCGCGGTTCTGCAGGTAATTGCCTTGGGGCTGCTTTGCAGCCCCTTGCCGGCGAGGGGACGCAAAGCGCCCCGATACCACGTTTCACCTTGTACCGATGATGATTCCTTGCCGGCGCAGCCCCTCCAGCAATGCCAGCCCCTGTTGGACATCTCCTCCCAATGCCTCCAGCCGCGCGCGCCCAGTACCCTGCTCCAGTGCCAGCAAGCGATACGCCAATGGCGCCAGGCGTGCAAAGCGCACTTGCAACCCGGCATCACGGTAAACCAGCAACAAGGTCGGCGCCTCAGGCGCAGCCACAGGCTGGTAATCCGCACCGATCCGCTCCACCGGCCAGCGATAGGCCAACACCCGCGCCACACACGACAACAGTGGCTCCCCTTCCAGCAGGTCGCCTGCCGGGTCATGGGCCGGATCCTCGGCATCGCTCAGATACAACTGCGCCTCGACCCACTCATAGTGCGCCAGCTCCAGCTGCCAGGGCGCATCCAGCTCAATGCCTTGCAGGTAATCGACGAACGCTTCGGCTATCTCGGTGAACAACGGTGTCTGGCTGCGATAGTTGGCATAGAAATCTCGCACTCGGGCATGCCAACGCGGTTCGCCCAACGCCTGGCGCATCACCGGAAAACTGCCGGCCAGCAAACCTTCGATAGCGCCATAGAACAACTCGCGGTAAACCCTCAGGCGCCGGGCCTCCACCCCCGGCGGCGGTGCATGGCGCTGCGGGTCACGCAGGTGGCGGGCCAAGGTGTACTGCTGCTCACGCAAGGTGTCATTCATTTGCATGCCCTCCCGAAGCACGCTGCACAGTGCGAATGCGCGCCGTTTCGGCAAGCAGTTCGGCCAGCGGTGGGTAGTTGAAATCACGCTCGAGCACGGTCGGCTGCACACCAAAGCGCGCACAGGCGACCGCATACAGCGCCCACACTTCTTCCTTCACCGCAGCCCCATGGGTGTCGACCTTGAGGTCCGGCGCTTCATCGTAATGGCCGGCCACGTGCATGCCGGTCACCCGCGCCTGGGGCAAGCCCGCAAGGAATTCACGGGCGTCGTAACCGTGGTTGCAGGCATTGACGAAGACATTGTTGACGTCCAGCAGCAGGTCGCAGTCGGCCTCATCGAGGACCGCACAGATGAAATCGAGTTCGTTCATCGCCTGGTAAGGTGCGGCGTAGTAGCTGATGTTTTCCACGGCAATACGCCGCTCCAGGTGATCCTGGGCCTGGCGAATCCGCGCGGCCACATGGCGCACCGCTTCGTCGGTGAATGGGATGGGCATCAGGTCGTACAGATGTCCGTCATCGCTGCAGTAGCTCAGGTGCTCGCTGTACAGGCGCACCTGGTGGCGATCGAGAAACTGCCGGGTCTGGCCAAGGAAATGGCGATCCAGCGGCTCGCTGCCACCCAGCGACAACGACAGCCCGTGGCAGGTAATGGCAAAACGCTCGGCCAACTGCGCCAGGCCCTTGCCATAGGCACCACCCACGGCAATCCAGTTTTCCGGCGCGCATTCGAGAAAGTCCACAGCGCCAGCCTCCATGGCCAGCAGTTCCGGCAACAGGCCGCGGCGCAGGCCAAGCCCGGTCTGTAACGGTGCAGGGGACAAAGATGTGGGGTGCATGAACAGGTCTCCGCAACAGGCGCAACGCCCCACCTGACCAGCAGGAGGGGCGTTGCGCGGTTCATGGGGTAGAGGCTCAGGACTTACCGGTCAGGTGGCTGAACAAGCCTTCGGGCATGGTCTTGCCATTAGCCTGGTAGACCGCCTTGAGGTGGTCCGCCGCCTCCTGTTCGGAGATGAAGCCATCGTGGTTGCTGTCGATCTTGTCGAAGTCGCCGGCACGGTCCTTGGCTACCGCCATGAACTCGTCGCGCGAGACCTTGCCGTCGTGGTTGCTGTCGGTCTTGGCGAACGAGGCATCACCACACTTGCCCTCGCCACATTTACCTTCGGCACCGGCCTTGGCGCTGGCGCCGCACTTGCCCTCACCGCATTTGCCTTCGCCCTGGGTGGCCTTGGCGCTGCCACCACATTTGCCTTCACCACATTTGCCCTCGCCTGCCACCTTGGCCGAAGCCAGTTGGTAACCCTGGGCCAACGGTTCGACGGCAAACGCGCTGCTGCCCAATGCCATGCTGCCAATCAGGGCGGCGCCGAGCAGGCCGAGGGTGTTTCGTACTTGAGTCATGGTGTCGCTCCACTGTGGTTGGAATGTGGAGCCATTAGGCCGTTGCGGTATGTCGTGGATGTATCTAGCAGGAAGCGGTTTTGTATGGGAATGGGTCTGCGGCGCGGGCAGATACAGTGGGATACACAACGGCCCCCAGGTGCACCGGGGCCGTTGTACCGGGTCAGTCTTCCAGCGGTTTGGGCGGCGCGGCCGGCTTGGCGGGCTTGGCAGGCTTGCTGTCCTTGGCCTTGGCTTTGGTTTCCGCTGCCGCCGCGGCCACAGGCTCGGGCGCCGTCACGGCTTTTTCGCTGGCGGGCAGGTCATCGACCGCCTTGAGAATTACCTGCGGGTCGATAACCTCGCCACTCTCGTCGTCCTTGAGCATGTGCCGCTCGCCGTCCTTGCCCACCAGTATCACCTTGGTGCCCTTGCTAGCACCCAGCTTCAGCTCGCGGATCAGGGCCATGGTGGTCTGCTGCTCCAGGTTCTTGTCCTCACGCTTGCCCATCATGTTGGCGACACTGTAGATCACCAGGTTGCGCTCTTTGAAGGCGGCCTGGGTCGCCGGATCCTCGAGGGCTTTGTTCAACCCGCGCAACGTCGGGTCGGCGCTGCTGGGGGCAATGACGACCAAGGGCCTGGCCTTGCCCAGCTCCTTGGCCAGCGGCGCGTCACTATCGGCAGCGGACACAGGGCCGACCAGTGCGAGCAAGGTGGCGAGGGTCAATGACCGGACGAGCATGCGTATCTCCTTATTCTCTCGATAAACCAAAGACTACAGATCAGGGAGAAAAATCCTGCAGGCAAGCCTAAACCAACCGGGCCGGCACGTGCGTATGCAAAGGTAACCTGGCATTTCCCCCCCAGGCACATGCGCTGCTCAGCACACCGCCGATGCCCGATATTGAGCATAGTTCATCGCCATACCCCTGCCCGTGCCGGCACCGACTACTTCAAGCCGCCGCCTGTTCTGCCTGCCGGTCCAGCGCATCGAGTGTCAGCGTCATCATCAGTTCGCGTTCCGCCGCCTGCCGCTCGCCTGCCACCCGATTGATTTCGGCCAAACGCTCCGCCTCGGGCAGGTTGAAGTCGCCCTGCAACGCCTCCACGCGCTCGTGAAAGGGAGCGTCGAGCAACTCGAACCGCGTTGCATAGGCTGCGCGCAGGTGCGCTTGCCAGAAGTCACGCACGATCAATGAACTGGCAAGCCGCTCTCCGGTTTCATTGGCCAGCACCCAGTTCTGCGCCTGCGCCAATTGCCGCGCCCCTACCTGGGCGAGCGTACGAAAAGTCATGCCACTGGTGAGGACCGGC encodes the following:
- the aroQ gene encoding type II 3-dehydroquinate dehydratase, which translates into the protein MKPLILVLNGPNLNMLGTREPAQYGYETLADLAQGCADTAHAHGLEIEFRQTNHEGELIDWIHAARGRCAGIVINPGAWTHTSVAIRDALVAAELPVIEVHLSNVHKREPFRHLSFVSSVAVGVICGLGSHGYRMALSHFAEMLQEHGA
- a CDS encoding shikimate dehydrogenase, whose protein sequence is MSQQAILAGLIGRGIQLSRTPALHEHEGDAQALRYLYRLIDADQLQLDDSALPGLLDAAQYTGFTGLNITYPFKQAILPLLDELSEEARGIGAVNTVVLKDGKRVGHNTDCLGFAEGLRRGLPDVARRQVVQMGAGGAGSAVAHALLGEGVERLVLFEVDAARAQALVDNLNAHFGSGRAVVGSDLAVALADADGLVNTTPVGMAKLPGTPLPVELLHARLWVAEIIYFPLETELLRAARALGCRTLDGSNMAVFQAVKAFELFSGRQADAARMQAHFASFT
- a CDS encoding thioredoxin family protein, whose protein sequence is MLKVGSIALALIGLGLAGHLLARDSYGVMPSLSGASQWLNSAPLDAPALKGKVVLVDFWTWDCINCQRSLPHVNEWARRYADRGLVVVGVHTPEYDYEHDVGTLRDKVARLGIGYPVAVDNDYKVWNAWGNQFWPAHYFVDRKGQVRHVHFGEGDYAGQEQVIQALLDEKG
- a CDS encoding DUF2790 domain-containing protein; translated protein: MNFKTFASASLFAVLGFGTLAAHAASAPMDDAAVMQYRYGDHLDVQKVLSVQDDQSNACGLVNTRMDYLDSKGQQQSVQYRTYATGGCHEN
- a CDS encoding response regulator, whose product is MEHVDHILIVDDDREIRELVGNYLKKNGLRTSIVADGRQMRAFLEANSVDLIVLDIMMPGDDGLLLCRELRAGKHRNTPVLMLTARNDETDRIIGLEMGADDYLTKPFSARELLARINAVLRRTRMLPPNLTISESSRLLGFGQWRLDTTARHLLDSEGTLVALSGAEYRLLRVFLDHPQRVLSREQLLNLTQGREADIFDRSIDLLVSRLRQRLGDDAREPNCIKTVRSEGYVFSLPVQLLESPS
- a CDS encoding sensor histidine kinase, which codes for MKWPRTLASRLALIFFTGLVLAYGLSFGLQAYERYISSRSMMLSTLEQDVATSVAILDRLPAAERAAWLPRLERRTYRYRLDQGLAGEAMPSSDPPMAADSIVKAIGSDYRLTFQEIPGPIAHFQAHLNLADGAPLTIDVTPAPVPVARWLPVVLLIQLAVLLLCTWLAVRLAISPLTRLARAVDNLDPDKPGVQLDESGPREVRYAAVAFNALQARIAAYLKERMQLLAAISHDLQTPITRMKLRVEVMDDGVEKDKLWSDLGEMEHLVREGVAYARSMDTSTEAPCRVNLDAFLDSLVFDYQDSGARVERRGSSGSLLETRPHALRRVLVNLVDNALKFAGAAELEVCREGDLTVIRVLDEGPGIPAGELDEVLKPFYRVEGSRNRSTGGTGLGLAIAYQLSQAMGGRLTLSNRSNGGLCAQIELNDRPL
- a CDS encoding ferric reductase-like transmembrane domain-containing protein encodes the protein MKPVTLPSGWKLFAALAGLTLAMTAVVLASQPDPDGLRSAIRATARSSFALFLLAFLASSLVTLLPGAHSRRILHERRYLGLAFAFSHTVHGVLIYRYAQQFPELFWANRTVASSLPGTLGYLFLLLLTVTSFKAPMRLLGGRTWQALHSTGMWLLAAVFCLSFYKRIPMGGWYPLAFALMFSAITMKLTAKLARQQRRHARAIS
- a CDS encoding HvfX family Cu-binding RiPP maturation protein; translated protein: MITLTRTLNTFDRFGTWSADLPLRLFLAWEFFESGWEKFNGSNWFADLQSSFPFPFNLLPAELNWQLSMWAELILPLLLLLGLGTRLASAGLMVVTVVAIAAVHWPAHWSSLAELAQGYAITDQGFGNFKLPLIYLVALLPLLLKGAGRLSLDHWLRARFCR
- a CDS encoding HvfC family RiPP maturation protein; translated protein: MNDTLREQQYTLARHLRDPQRHAPPPGVEARRLRVYRELFYGAIEGLLAGSFPVMRQALGEPRWHARVRDFYANYRSQTPLFTEIAEAFVDYLQGIELDAPWQLELAHYEWVEAQLYLSDAEDPAHDPAGDLLEGEPLLSCVARVLAYRWPVERIGADYQPVAAPEAPTLLLVYRDAGLQVRFARLAPLAYRLLALEQGTGRARLEALGGDVQQGLALLEGLRRQGIIIGTR
- a CDS encoding HvfB family MNIO-type RiPP peptide maturase, which translates into the protein MHPTSLSPAPLQTGLGLRRGLLPELLAMEAGAVDFLECAPENWIAVGGAYGKGLAQLAERFAITCHGLSLSLGGSEPLDRHFLGQTRQFLDRHQVRLYSEHLSYCSDDGHLYDLMPIPFTDEAVRHVAARIRQAQDHLERRIAVENISYYAAPYQAMNELDFICAVLDEADCDLLLDVNNVFVNACNHGYDAREFLAGLPQARVTGMHVAGHYDEAPDLKVDTHGAAVKEEVWALYAVACARFGVQPTVLERDFNYPPLAELLAETARIRTVQRASGGHANE
- a CDS encoding HvfA family oxazolone/thioamide-modified RiPP metallophore, giving the protein MTQVRNTLGLLGAALIGSMALGSSAFAVEPLAQGYQLASAKVAGEGKCGEGKCGGSAKATQGEGKCGEGKCGASAKAGAEGKCGEGKCGDASFAKTDSNHDGKVSRDEFMAVAKDRAGDFDKIDSNHDGFISEQEAADHLKAVYQANGKTMPEGLFSHLTGKS
- a CDS encoding DUF4174 domain-containing protein; translated protein: MLVRSLTLATLLALVGPVSAADSDAPLAKELGKARPLVVIAPSSADPTLRGLNKALEDPATQAAFKERNLVIYSVANMMGKREDKNLEQQTTMALIRELKLGASKGTKVILVGKDGERHMLKDDESGEVIDPQVILKAVDDLPASEKAVTAPEPVAAAAAETKAKAKDSKPAKPAKPAAPPKPLED